A genomic region of Aeropyrum pernix K1 contains the following coding sequences:
- a CDS encoding Sec-independent protein translocase subunit TatA/TatB: MVLVDTVGLTELIIIFVIALIVFGPERLTEIARNLGTAVKEFRRAMSEASEERKRKGLD, encoded by the coding sequence TTGGTTCTCGTCGATACCGTAGGGCTGACAGAACTAATCATAATATTCGTGATAGCGTTGATCGTGTTTGGGCCCGAGAGGCTTACAGAGATAGCGAGGAATCTTGGAACCGCTGTTAAAGAGTTCAGACGTGCTATGTCGGAGGCTAGTGAGGAAAGGAAGAGGAAGGGGTTGGATTAA
- a CDS encoding slipin family protein, with the protein MIIPGVNVLLGQALIPVGVALLIVLILLSMSIKIVREYERAVIFRLGRLIGVKGPGLFLIIPFVDTLVKVDLRIVTVDIPEQRTITKDNVTVGVDAVVYYKVFDPEKAVVRIENYHYAVVMLAQTTLRDVIGQVELDDLLTKREEINKKLQEILDQLTDPWGIKVTAVTIKEVKLPESMLRAMAKQAEAERWRRARIIEAEGERQAAKIMAEAAEFYEKHPAALRLRELQTLIEVAKEKNLVVVTPLRMGAEDMIGLMAQGMQGRVLERRE; encoded by the coding sequence ATGATAATACCAGGAGTTAACGTCCTCCTGGGCCAAGCTCTAATACCAGTAGGAGTAGCACTCCTGATAGTGCTTATACTATTGTCGATGAGCATTAAGATAGTGAGGGAGTATGAAAGAGCTGTCATCTTCAGGCTGGGAAGGCTTATAGGGGTTAAAGGCCCAGGGCTATTCCTCATCATACCATTCGTAGACACGCTCGTTAAAGTTGATCTGAGGATAGTTACGGTCGACATACCCGAGCAGAGGACCATAACGAAGGACAACGTTACCGTTGGTGTTGACGCTGTGGTCTACTATAAGGTGTTCGACCCGGAGAAGGCTGTGGTCAGAATAGAGAATTACCATTATGCTGTGGTTATGCTTGCACAGACCACACTAAGAGACGTTATCGGCCAGGTAGAGCTCGACGACCTACTAACCAAGCGGGAAGAGATTAACAAGAAGCTCCAAGAAATCCTAGACCAGCTAACAGACCCCTGGGGTATCAAGGTTACTGCAGTCACGATAAAAGAGGTCAAGCTGCCGGAGTCGATGCTAAGGGCCATGGCAAAGCAGGCCGAGGCAGAGAGGTGGAGGAGGGCTAGGATTATAGAGGCCGAGGGTGAGAGGCAGGCTGCCAAGATTATGGCTGAAGCTGCAGAGTTCTATGAGAAACATCCAGCCGCGCTTAGGCTGAGGGAGCTGCAGACCCTTATAGAGGTGGCCAAGGAGAAGAACCTTGTCGTGGTAACTCCCTTGAGAATGGGGGCTGAGGATATGATAGGCCTTATGGCCCAAGGAATGCAGGGTAGAGTACTAGAACGGAGAGAGTGA
- a CDS encoding MmgE/PrpD family protein, whose protein sequence is MGETVAKAMARWVHSLRFSDIPSEVVEEVKKRVVDTAGVAVGAFNEEPVRISRSIALGTTGSRISSLIWGTLSYASADQAAFTNGCAARYFDFNDTYLSKEALHPSDTIPALVAAAEIVDADGKSLIEGIVAAYEIAARLADSYSVRSRGWDHTVYIGIASAAGAAKILGLDEDGIEHAINIAVTTGLALRQTRAGELSMWKGCAAAHAARNGLFSALLAWKGMTGPSPVFEGKFGFFKVALCGDKFELAPLGEGGYKVMQTSIKYWPVEYHSMSAVEAALKLREKAGDIKPDDIESVEVETFTVSYKIIVEDPEKWDPKTRETADHSLPYIVAAALLDGKVWLETFKPERFLADDVRKVMKKMSIRVNPKYDEIYPEGIGNKVIVRLRDGRTLEEESIYPPGHFKNPLDRSGVEAKFTRLLEGLVTEERRREFLKDAWNLENLRRPFEIFRSLTVEE, encoded by the coding sequence TTGGGCGAGACTGTAGCTAAGGCTATGGCCCGATGGGTACACTCCCTACGCTTCAGCGATATACCTAGCGAGGTTGTAGAGGAGGTTAAGAAGAGAGTCGTTGACACCGCTGGCGTTGCTGTTGGTGCTTTCAACGAGGAGCCCGTGAGAATATCCAGGTCTATAGCGTTGGGCACTACAGGCTCCAGAATATCCTCTCTTATCTGGGGAACCCTCAGCTACGCCTCAGCCGATCAGGCCGCTTTCACAAACGGATGCGCAGCCAGATACTTCGACTTTAATGACACCTATCTTTCGAAAGAGGCTCTACATCCTAGCGACACCATACCTGCTCTCGTGGCTGCAGCCGAGATAGTTGATGCCGACGGTAAGAGCCTCATCGAGGGTATAGTGGCGGCCTACGAGATAGCCGCTCGCCTGGCGGACAGCTACAGCGTTAGGTCTAGAGGGTGGGATCACACTGTATACATAGGTATAGCCAGCGCCGCGGGGGCGGCCAAAATACTCGGCTTAGACGAGGACGGTATAGAGCACGCTATAAACATAGCAGTTACTACAGGACTAGCACTCAGACAAACCAGAGCTGGAGAACTGAGCATGTGGAAGGGCTGTGCCGCGGCCCATGCAGCCAGGAACGGTCTCTTCTCAGCGCTACTTGCATGGAAGGGGATGACAGGGCCTAGCCCTGTTTTCGAGGGCAAGTTCGGGTTCTTCAAAGTCGCCCTATGTGGAGACAAGTTCGAGCTAGCACCCTTGGGTGAAGGAGGGTATAAGGTGATGCAGACTAGCATAAAATATTGGCCAGTAGAGTACCACTCAATGAGCGCTGTGGAAGCGGCATTAAAACTTAGGGAGAAAGCTGGAGATATAAAGCCTGATGACATTGAAAGTGTTGAAGTCGAGACTTTCACTGTGAGCTACAAAATAATAGTGGAGGATCCGGAGAAGTGGGATCCAAAGACGAGGGAGACGGCGGACCACAGCCTGCCCTACATAGTAGCGGCAGCCCTCCTCGACGGCAAGGTGTGGCTAGAAACGTTCAAGCCCGAGAGATTCCTGGCGGATGATGTGAGGAAAGTTATGAAGAAGATGAGCATAAGGGTTAACCCCAAGTATGATGAGATATACCCCGAGGGCATAGGAAACAAGGTCATAGTACGCCTTAGAGACGGGCGAACCCTAGAGGAGGAGTCAATATACCCGCCCGGCCACTTCAAGAACCCGCTCGACAGGAGCGGTGTAGAGGCTAAATTCACAAGGCTTCTCGAAGGTCTGGTAACAGAGGAGAGGAGAAGAGAATTCCTAAAGGATGCGTGGAACCTTGAGAACCTCAGAAGACCCTTCGAAATATTCAGATCACTAACTGTGGAAGAATAG
- a CDS encoding sulfide-dependent adenosine diphosphate thiazole synthase produces MVFARVNEADVTEAILDGFYSSLKKHLRSDVIVVGAGPAGLTAAWRLAEAGARVLIVEQNNYLGGGLWLGGYFMNPVTIRAPAQRILDELEVPYEAVKPGLYRTKGPLLAAKLAARALEAGAEVLNLTMLDDVIVENSRVAGVVVNWSPVQGLPRQITCVDPVGLRAEYVVDATGHDAVVTRKLAERGMVEASKLGPMWVERSEDLVVEKTGEVYPGLVVAGIAVAEVYGLPRMGPTFGAMLLSGEKAAALIGEKLGLKVKVAAAPASQA; encoded by the coding sequence ATGGTGTTTGCCCGGGTTAACGAGGCAGATGTTACGGAGGCTATTTTGGATGGTTTCTACAGCTCTTTGAAGAAGCATCTTAGGAGCGACGTAATAGTGGTTGGCGCTGGTCCTGCTGGCCTTACAGCAGCTTGGAGGCTGGCGGAGGCGGGGGCCAGAGTTCTTATTGTGGAGCAGAACAACTATCTGGGCGGCGGCCTATGGCTTGGAGGGTACTTTATGAACCCGGTCACCATAAGGGCACCGGCCCAGAGGATTTTAGACGAGCTGGAGGTTCCGTATGAGGCAGTAAAGCCAGGCTTATATCGGACTAAGGGGCCGCTTCTGGCCGCAAAGCTGGCGGCAAGGGCCCTCGAGGCGGGTGCTGAGGTCCTCAACCTTACAATGCTTGACGACGTTATAGTGGAGAACAGTAGGGTTGCTGGTGTTGTAGTCAACTGGAGCCCAGTCCAGGGTCTGCCACGCCAGATAACCTGTGTAGATCCTGTAGGCCTAAGGGCAGAATATGTGGTGGACGCCACGGGCCATGACGCCGTGGTCACGAGGAAGCTAGCCGAGAGAGGCATGGTAGAGGCGTCCAAGCTGGGTCCGATGTGGGTTGAGAGGAGTGAGGACCTGGTTGTGGAGAAGACGGGCGAGGTTTATCCAGGCCTGGTGGTTGCAGGTATAGCTGTAGCCGAAGTCTATGGATTGCCGAGGATGGGGCCGACATTCGGAGCTATGCTGTTATCTGGTGAGAAGGCTGCAGCTCTCATCGGGGAGAAGCTTGGCTTGAAAGTTAAGGTGGCTGCGGCCCCGGCCTCCCAAGCCTAG
- the tatC gene encoding Sec-independent protein translocase TatC, producing the protein MGAGAVAEEERVEENRDIEADVWFHVQELIMRLRKVAIAFAVASIIVPLIPVSIAPYVPLLTVFTKYFINSVVPSTIDVLGYHVEVRLIQTSPFAGLSLLIKTALLMGLLVVSPLLAYELYAFIKPALYPHEDRFVRTLGPIAVGLFMFGALIAFKVILPLGYAISFVTSVVLVGDKLVAFADVNNILQTSILVIVGVGLLYETPVLLYGAVRAGLVSPNILSGDKGRMVLLGLLALGAVISPDGTGLGMLVLTLPLFAALKLAVWFGAKSRKSGEALAGTGLQP; encoded by the coding sequence TTGGGCGCGGGCGCCGTTGCTGAGGAAGAGAGAGTAGAGGAGAATAGGGATATTGAGGCCGACGTATGGTTCCACGTTCAAGAGCTTATAATGAGGTTGAGGAAGGTTGCGATAGCGTTTGCGGTAGCATCAATAATCGTACCCTTAATCCCTGTCAGCATAGCACCATATGTCCCTCTCCTCACCGTGTTTACCAAGTACTTCATAAACTCCGTTGTCCCCAGCACCATAGACGTCCTTGGATATCATGTCGAGGTTAGACTTATACAGACAAGTCCTTTCGCCGGCCTCTCCCTACTTATAAAAACAGCTCTACTCATGGGCCTCCTGGTAGTTAGCCCTCTCCTCGCCTACGAGCTCTACGCGTTCATAAAGCCGGCGCTGTATCCGCATGAAGACAGGTTCGTACGGACGCTCGGCCCTATAGCTGTAGGCCTCTTCATGTTCGGGGCTCTAATCGCGTTTAAAGTGATCCTCCCCCTAGGGTACGCTATAAGCTTTGTCACAAGTGTAGTCCTAGTTGGTGATAAGCTTGTGGCATTCGCTGATGTAAATAACATACTGCAGACAAGCATACTCGTCATCGTGGGGGTCGGCCTGCTCTACGAGACTCCGGTCCTGCTGTACGGAGCAGTGAGAGCGGGTCTCGTCAGCCCCAACATTCTCTCCGGCGATAAAGGTAGGATGGTGCTCCTGGGTCTCCTTGCTCTGGGCGCCGTTATCAGCCCCGACGGGACAGGGCTTGGAATGCTCGTGCTAACACTACCTCTCTTTGCAGCCTTGAAACTAGCAGTATGGTTTGGAGCTAAATCGAGAAAATCTGGAGAAGCCCTGGCGGGAACCGGCCTTCAGCCCTAG
- a CDS encoding AAA family ATPase, with amino-acid sequence MAEARAKGGGDPERLLSKFAWYRGLRSASPYSLSHGQRRIVGLAVALAYRPQLTLLDEPTTGLDREAYESVRAAILELSLDSAVIVATHDVRLVGDVADRVYMVRDGVLSEVDKRRAVGAMEEAWKSWG; translated from the coding sequence ATAGCGGAGGCTAGGGCCAAAGGAGGCGGCGACCCTGAGAGGCTACTCTCAAAATTCGCCTGGTATAGGGGGCTCAGGAGTGCATCGCCTTATAGCCTGAGCCACGGTCAGAGAAGGATTGTAGGGCTAGCTGTAGCTCTGGCATATAGGCCCCAGTTGACTCTTCTGGACGAGCCAACCACGGGACTAGACAGGGAGGCCTACGAGAGTGTGCGGGCAGCTATACTCGAGCTTTCTCTCGACTCGGCTGTTATAGTGGCTACTCACGATGTTAGGCTCGTCGGTGATGTGGCCGATAGGGTGTATATGGTTAGGGATGGAGTGCTCTCTGAGGTCGATAAGCGGAGAGCCGTAGGGGCTATGGAGGAAGCCTGGAAGTCTTGGGGTTGA
- a CDS encoding NfeD family protein translates to MGKAGLKRFLPLLTTAGLLLALALAFAATYAKAQETVETTTTTAGEQPVPGKADFESLVKECKAYEKKFGIMPDATSYERVVGPKALIIRIEGTIDNAMMDYLKQSIERAEEENAVLIVELNTPGGFVDAATEMVVSISKARIPVVGYVVEKWAESAGTMILMSTHIAAMQPGTIIGSVQPIAYDPTTGSYQPVLDSKIINPIVKTLCEHGATRGRNPEALVRFVLYNDNYGAEEALEKGVIDLIARDRSELLQLIDGKVVRLPIGETVLIDVNGSYEVLEPDLRIRVLHSLSDPMLSGILLSIGALALLFSIASGNLPGIALGGFLLVLGLVGSGFNPNTAALILIIGGAILVFIELYTPGFGIIGGTGIAMLVFGVILLPIRGEGFAVGESYAKTLLYTTYALGATMGGLTAFVVYKVVKAKRAPQTLWKLKGAVGEAVDDIPEGGTGFILVEGEYWKAKAITPVARGDKVVVVDKEGPYLVVKKAEESVEEDEAHTR, encoded by the coding sequence ATGGGGAAAGCCGGTCTGAAGCGGTTTTTACCTCTTCTCACCACAGCGGGGCTCCTGCTAGCCCTAGCTCTCGCTTTCGCAGCCACCTATGCAAAGGCTCAGGAGACAGTTGAGACTACCACAACTACGGCTGGGGAACAGCCTGTCCCGGGCAAAGCTGATTTCGAAAGCCTGGTTAAAGAGTGCAAGGCTTACGAGAAGAAGTTCGGTATCATGCCTGATGCCACATCTTATGAGAGAGTGGTAGGTCCTAAAGCTCTGATAATTAGGATAGAGGGTACTATAGACAATGCAATGATGGACTACCTGAAGCAGTCTATAGAGAGGGCCGAGGAGGAGAACGCCGTGCTTATAGTCGAGCTTAACACGCCAGGCGGCTTTGTGGATGCCGCAACGGAGATGGTTGTGTCCATATCCAAAGCAAGAATTCCTGTAGTGGGTTATGTAGTCGAGAAATGGGCTGAGAGCGCTGGGACTATGATACTAATGTCAACTCACATAGCAGCCATGCAGCCTGGGACTATTATAGGCTCTGTACAGCCTATAGCTTACGATCCCACTACAGGCAGCTACCAGCCGGTTCTCGACTCAAAAATCATCAACCCCATAGTCAAAACCCTATGTGAGCACGGCGCAACCAGGGGGAGGAACCCCGAAGCCCTGGTTAGATTCGTCCTGTACAACGACAACTATGGTGCGGAGGAGGCCTTGGAAAAGGGTGTTATAGACCTTATAGCCAGGGACAGGAGCGAGCTTCTCCAGCTTATAGATGGGAAAGTAGTGAGGCTGCCTATAGGGGAGACGGTGCTCATAGACGTCAACGGCAGCTACGAGGTCCTAGAGCCCGACCTTAGAATACGGGTTCTACACTCTCTCTCAGACCCCATGCTCTCGGGCATACTTTTGAGCATAGGAGCCCTGGCTCTCCTCTTCAGCATCGCCAGCGGTAACCTGCCTGGAATAGCGCTCGGCGGCTTCCTACTAGTCCTGGGCTTAGTTGGATCAGGGTTCAACCCCAACACAGCCGCCCTCATCCTCATAATAGGGGGGGCTATACTCGTCTTCATAGAGCTGTACACCCCCGGCTTCGGCATAATAGGGGGCACAGGCATAGCCATGCTAGTCTTCGGCGTCATACTACTCCCCATAAGGGGCGAGGGGTTCGCGGTTGGAGAAAGCTATGCTAAAACACTCCTATACACCACCTACGCTTTGGGAGCCACTATGGGCGGTCTCACGGCATTCGTCGTATACAAGGTTGTTAAGGCAAAGAGGGCTCCGCAGACTCTATGGAAGCTTAAAGGGGCCGTAGGAGAGGCTGTAGACGATATTCCCGAAGGCGGAACAGGCTTCATACTGGTGGAGGGTGAGTACTGGAAGGCGAAAGCCATTACACCGGTGGCTAGGGGTGACAAAGTTGTGGTCGTGGACAAGGAAGGCCCCTATCTTGTAGTGAAAAAAGCTGAAGAGAGTGTTGAAGAGGATGAGGCGCATACACGCTAG